The following coding sequences are from one Zalophus californianus isolate mZalCal1 chromosome 5, mZalCal1.pri.v2, whole genome shotgun sequence window:
- the LOC113938906 gene encoding olfactory receptor 2G2-like isoform X1, with translation MWWTNDSTLPGFILVGFSDQPQLELVLFGVILFLYVMTLLGNATIILVSLLDSKLHTPMYFFLSHLSFLDLCFTSSIIPQLLVNLGGSDKSITYGGCVVQLYVSLALGSTECVLLAVMSYDRYIAICCPLHYAFAMRPGLCHSLASVAWLSGVATTLVQSTLTLQLPFCGHRQVDHFFCEVPVLIKLACVDTTFNQAELFVASVLFLVVPLSLILISYWHIALAVLKIKSAIGRHKALGTCSSHLMVVIIFYGTIIFMYLQPAKSRSKDQGKFVSLFYTVVTPILNPLIYTLRNKEVKEALRKLLRFIHKSTRIE, from the exons ATGTGGTGGACTAATGACAGCACACTCCCTGGGTTCATTTTGGTAGGCTTCTCTGACCAGCCTCAGTTAGAGCTTGTTCTCTTTGGGGTAATCTTGTTTCTGTACGTGATGACACTGCTAGGCAATGCCACTATCATCCTAGTATCCCTCTTGGACTCTAAACTGCACACTCCCATGTACTTTTTTCTCTCCCATCTCTCCTTCCTGGACCTCTGTTTCACCAGCAGCATTATACCTCAGCTTCTAGTcaacctgggtggttcagataaGTCCATCACATACGGTGGCTGTGTGGTTCAGCTCTATGTTTCTCTTGCCCTGGGATCCACAGAATGTGTCCTCCTGGCTGTGATGTCCTATGATCGCTACATCGCCATCTGCTGTCCTCTACATTATGCCTTTGCCATGCGCCCTGGACTCTGTCATAGCCTGGCATCTGTGGCATGGCTCAGTGGGGTGGCCACTACTCTAGTACAGTCCACTCTCACCCTGCAGCTGCCTTTCTGTGGCCATCGCCAAGTGGATCATTTTTTCTGTGAGGTCCCTGTGCTCATCAAGTTGGCTTGTGTGGACACCACTTTCAACCAGGCAGAGCTCTTCGTGGCTAGTGTTTTATTCCTGGTGGTGCCTTTATCACTCATCCTGATCTCCTATTGGCACATTGCCCTAGCAGTTCTGAAGATCAAGTCAGCCATTGGACGGCACAAAGCTCTTGGGACCTGCTCTTCCCACCTGATGGTTGTCATAATCTTCTATGGAACCATTATCTTCATGTATCTGCAGCCAGCCAAGAGTAGGTCCAAGGACCAGGGAaagtttgtttccctcttttataCCGTGGTGACCCCCATACTCAACCCTCTCATCTATACCCTGAGAAACAAGGAAGTGAAGGAGGCACTGAGAAA ACTTTTAAGGTTTAttcataaa tcTACCAGAATAGAATAG
- the LOC113938906 gene encoding olfactory receptor 2G2-like isoform X2: MWWTNDSTLPGFILVGFSDQPQLELVLFGVILFLYVMTLLGNATIILVSLLDSKLHTPMYFFLSHLSFLDLCFTSSIIPQLLVNLGGSDKSITYGGCVVQLYVSLALGSTECVLLAVMSYDRYIAICCPLHYAFAMRPGLCHSLASVAWLSGVATTLVQSTLTLQLPFCGHRQVDHFFCEVPVLIKLACVDTTFNQAELFVASVLFLVVPLSLILISYWHIALAVLKIKSAIGRHKALGTCSSHLMVVIIFYGTIIFMYLQPAKSRSKDQGKFVSLFYTVVTPILNPLIYTLRNKEVKEALRKILGRTL; encoded by the coding sequence ATGTGGTGGACTAATGACAGCACACTCCCTGGGTTCATTTTGGTAGGCTTCTCTGACCAGCCTCAGTTAGAGCTTGTTCTCTTTGGGGTAATCTTGTTTCTGTACGTGATGACACTGCTAGGCAATGCCACTATCATCCTAGTATCCCTCTTGGACTCTAAACTGCACACTCCCATGTACTTTTTTCTCTCCCATCTCTCCTTCCTGGACCTCTGTTTCACCAGCAGCATTATACCTCAGCTTCTAGTcaacctgggtggttcagataaGTCCATCACATACGGTGGCTGTGTGGTTCAGCTCTATGTTTCTCTTGCCCTGGGATCCACAGAATGTGTCCTCCTGGCTGTGATGTCCTATGATCGCTACATCGCCATCTGCTGTCCTCTACATTATGCCTTTGCCATGCGCCCTGGACTCTGTCATAGCCTGGCATCTGTGGCATGGCTCAGTGGGGTGGCCACTACTCTAGTACAGTCCACTCTCACCCTGCAGCTGCCTTTCTGTGGCCATCGCCAAGTGGATCATTTTTTCTGTGAGGTCCCTGTGCTCATCAAGTTGGCTTGTGTGGACACCACTTTCAACCAGGCAGAGCTCTTCGTGGCTAGTGTTTTATTCCTGGTGGTGCCTTTATCACTCATCCTGATCTCCTATTGGCACATTGCCCTAGCAGTTCTGAAGATCAAGTCAGCCATTGGACGGCACAAAGCTCTTGGGACCTGCTCTTCCCACCTGATGGTTGTCATAATCTTCTATGGAACCATTATCTTCATGTATCTGCAGCCAGCCAAGAGTAGGTCCAAGGACCAGGGAaagtttgtttccctcttttataCCGTGGTGACCCCCATACTCAACCCTCTCATCTATACCCTGAGAAACAAGGAAGTGAAGGAGGCACTGAGAAAAATTCTTGGAAGAACTTTATGA
- the LOC113938907 gene encoding olfactory receptor 2G2-like has protein sequence MGMMRSTNESKLTGFILLGFSDYPQLQKVLFVVILILYLLTIFGNTTIILVSRLESKLHTPMYFFLSHLSFLDICFTSSVIPQLLVNLWNPLKNITYGGCVVQLYVSLALGSTECVLLAVMSYDRYIAVCRPLHYTVLMHPHLCMALASLAWLSGVVTTLVQSTLTLQLRFCGHRQVDHFICEVPVLIRLACVDTTFNEAELFVASIIFLIVPVSIILVSYGYIAQAVLRIKSASGRKKAFGTCSSHLMVVIIFYGTIIFMYLQPAKSRSKNQGKFVSLFYTVVTPMLNPLIYTLRNKEVKWALKKVLEKIL, from the coding sequence ATGGGGATGATGAGGAGTACCAATGAGAGCAAACTAACAGGTTTCATCCTCTTGGGGTTTTCTGATTACCCTCAGTTACAGAAGGTTTTATTTGTGGTCATTTTGATCTTGTATTTATTAACCATTTTTGGGAATACCACCATCATTCTGGTATCTCGTCTGGAATCCAAGCTTCATACACcaatgtatttcttcctttctcatctctcctTTTTGGATATCTGCTTTACTAGCAGTGTTATTCCTCAGCTCCTGGTAAACTTGTGGAATCCTCTGAAAAACATCACTTACGGTGGCTGTGTGGTTCAGCTCTATGTCTCTCTTGCCCTGGGATCCACAGAGTGTGTCCTCCTGGCTGTGATGTCCTATGATCGCTACATCGCCGTTTGCCGTCCCCTCCACTACACTGTCTTAATGCATCCCCATCTTTGCATGGCCCTGGCATCTTTGGCATGGCTCAGTGGGGTGGTCACTACTCTAGTACAGTCCACTCTCACCCTGCAGCTACGCTTCTGTGGGCATCGCCAAGTGGATCATTTCATCTGTGAGGTCCCTGTGCTCATCAGGTTGGCTTGTGTGGACACCACTTTCAATGAGGCTGAGCTCTTTGTAGCTAGCATTATCTTCCTTATAGTACCTGTTTCCATCATCCTGGTTTCCTATGGCTACATAGCCCAAGCGGTTTTGAGGATTAAGTCAGCTTctggaagaaagaaagcatttgggACCTGCTCCTCCCACCTGATGGTTGTCATAATCTTCTATGGAACCATCATCTTCATGTATCTGCAGCCAGCCAAGAGTAGGTCCAAGAACCAGGGAaagtttgtttccctcttttacACTGTGGTGACCCCCATGCTCAACCCTCTTATCTATACTTTGAGAAATAAAGAGGTAAAATGGGCACTaaagaaagttctagaaaagaTTCTGTGA